In one Desulfonauticus submarinus genomic region, the following are encoded:
- a CDS encoding HIT family protein, protein MSECIFCDIIHGKIPCAKVYETKNTLAFLDIAPVNKGHTLVIPKKHYPTLFDLPSELGKELLEVMQKVGEALRKTVQAEGINLGMNNFKPAGQLVFHAHFHIIPRYENDGLSLWPQKKYNNNDEMLALAQKLANNI, encoded by the coding sequence ATGAGTGAGTGCATTTTTTGTGATATTATACATGGTAAAATCCCTTGTGCTAAAGTTTATGAGACAAAAAACACTTTAGCCTTCCTTGATATAGCTCCTGTTAATAAAGGGCATACACTCGTTATTCCCAAAAAACACTATCCAACTCTTTTTGATTTACCATCTGAGCTTGGAAAAGAGCTCTTAGAAGTTATGCAAAAAGTGGGTGAAGCTCTTCGCAAAACTGTCCAAGCAGAAGGTATAAACCTTGGTATGAACAATTTCAAGCCCGCAGGACAATTAGTTTTTCATGCTCATTTTCACATAATTCCTCGATATGAAAATGATGGTTTAAGCTTATGGCCCCAAAAAAAATACAACAATAATGATGAAATGCTAGCTCTTGCTCAAAAACTTGCCAATAACATTTAA
- a CDS encoding elongator complex protein 3 produces MKTKLFAIKHPAPTKMKRSIWPIFLPFAGCKKRCIFCSQEISTGRKKVKDFKALVSKELTELEFRAKKNNKVYGVGFFGGTFTGLPYELQSWILERVVKLRCKNIVDFVCLSTRPDFINNEVAELLKSKNVDLVELGIQSFDSEVLDVANRGYTLSTILKAIHYLKKYNLKYGFQLLPGLPKHNLAKFWQDIELTICLKPSTLRIYPCLVLENTLLAKLYRLEQYRPWSIEKTVYALGFALLDIWRNNIKILRIGLTPERSLLANIIAGPWHEALGFMVRSFALNMYLKRLIASLSWQPTSLEVPSRYLSELWGYKNVYQQFWYNLVNGPTFIKIGPFKEFVFMG; encoded by the coding sequence ATGAAAACAAAACTTTTTGCTATAAAACATCCAGCACCTACAAAAATGAAACGTTCTATTTGGCCAATTTTTTTGCCTTTTGCAGGTTGCAAAAAGAGATGTATATTCTGTTCTCAAGAAATTAGCACAGGCAGAAAAAAAGTCAAAGATTTTAAGGCATTGGTTTCTAAAGAACTTACTGAGTTAGAATTTAGAGCAAAGAAAAATAATAAAGTGTATGGAGTGGGTTTTTTTGGCGGGACATTCACAGGTCTTCCTTATGAACTTCAAAGCTGGATATTAGAGAGGGTAGTAAAATTAAGATGTAAAAATATTGTGGATTTTGTATGTCTTTCTACAAGGCCAGATTTTATCAATAATGAAGTAGCAGAGTTATTAAAGTCTAAGAATGTAGATTTAGTAGAGCTTGGCATTCAAAGTTTTGATTCTGAGGTATTAGATGTGGCAAATAGAGGATATACTCTTTCCACTATTTTAAAAGCTATTCACTATTTGAAGAAGTATAATTTAAAATATGGCTTTCAGTTATTGCCAGGCTTACCCAAACATAATTTAGCCAAATTTTGGCAAGATATTGAGTTAACTATTTGTTTAAAGCCTAGTACTTTAAGAATTTATCCTTGTTTGGTTTTGGAAAATACTTTGTTGGCCAAACTTTATAGATTAGAACAATATAGGCCTTGGTCTATTGAAAAGACAGTTTATGCCTTAGGCTTTGCTTTATTAGATATTTGGAGAAATAATATAAAAATTTTGAGAATAGGCTTGACGCCTGAACGTTCTCTTTTGGCAAATATTATCGCAGGGCCTTGGCATGAAGCTTTGGGATTTATGGTTCGTTCTTTTGCTTTGAATATGTATCTAAAACGCTTGATTGCTTCTCTTTCTTGGCAGCCGACTTCTCTGGAAGTTCCCTCACGTTACTTATCCGAACTTTGGGGATATAAGAATGTTTACCAACAATTTTGGTATAATCTAGTAAATGGACCTACCTTTATAAAGATAGGTCCATTTAAAGAATTTGTATTTATGGGTTAG
- the mqnE gene encoding aminofutalosine synthase MqnE, whose amino-acid sequence MNKIKEKVLANERISPQEALQLVNFSIHELGELAFKKRKSFHQKKTYYIYNQHLNYTNICKNKCKFCAYFKEKNQKGAYTFSIADIKKEIKKRIHEPIVEIHIVGGLNPDLPLSYYEEMLSTIKNIRPDVRIKAFTAVEIAFLAEKHNLSEKDILLKLKNAGLDALPGGGAEVFSTSLRQKLCPEKISAEKWLKIHELAHNLNIPTNCTLLFGHIETWPERLDHLHSLRTLQDKTKGFLCFIPLPYQPNNNQLSAKGPNGQDFLQMIAISRIFLDNIKHIKAYWAFSGLKAAQLALWFGADDFDGTIVEEKIGHAAGADSPKGLTQAELKTYIQQAGFTPVQRNTFFQEI is encoded by the coding sequence ATGAATAAAATAAAAGAGAAAGTCTTGGCAAATGAAAGAATATCTCCTCAAGAAGCCTTACAACTTGTAAATTTTTCTATTCACGAGTTAGGAGAGCTTGCCTTTAAAAAAAGAAAGTCTTTTCATCAAAAAAAGACCTATTATATCTATAATCAACACCTAAACTATACCAATATATGTAAAAATAAGTGTAAATTTTGTGCTTATTTTAAAGAAAAAAATCAAAAAGGGGCATATACCTTTTCTATCGCTGATATAAAAAAAGAGATAAAAAAAAGAATCCACGAGCCTATTGTAGAAATCCATATAGTAGGAGGACTTAACCCAGATCTTCCCCTATCTTATTATGAAGAAATGCTTTCCACTATTAAAAACATTAGACCAGATGTGAGAATTAAAGCATTTACAGCAGTAGAGATTGCTTTTTTAGCAGAAAAACACAATCTCTCAGAAAAGGATATCTTACTTAAACTAAAAAACGCAGGCTTAGACGCTTTACCAGGAGGAGGAGCAGAAGTTTTCTCAACATCTCTCAGACAAAAGCTCTGCCCAGAAAAAATTTCAGCTGAAAAATGGCTGAAAATCCACGAACTGGCCCATAACTTAAACATTCCCACAAATTGCACCCTCTTATTTGGACATATAGAAACTTGGCCAGAAAGATTAGATCATCTCCATTCACTAAGAACACTTCAGGACAAGACCAAAGGTTTTTTATGTTTTATTCCTCTACCCTATCAACCTAACAACAACCAACTATCTGCTAAGGGTCCAAATGGCCAAGATTTTCTTCAAATGATTGCCATTTCTAGAATCTTTTTAGACAACATTAAACATATAAAAGCCTATTGGGCATTCTCTGGTCTAAAAGCTGCCCAACTAGCCCTTTGGTTTGGAGCAGATGACTTTGATGGCACAATTGTAGAAGAAAAAATAGGACATGCTGCAGGAGCAGATAGTCCTAAAGGCCTTACTCAAGCTGAGTTAAAAACATACATTCAACAAGCAGGATTTACTCCTGTTCAAAGAAATACTTTTTTTCAAGAAATTTAA
- the sppA gene encoding signal peptide peptidase SppA: MNKSLKFSQKHPLIFGFALISLAMVLILGAMAIFSSFLFKNSALSFNKSKIGVVYVEGVINNPIPITRWINKLTQRKDIKAILVRINSPGGVVGPSQEIYEALKQARKKKPVIASMGAVAASGGYYVALGAQKIIANPGTLTASIGVKASLTNFKGLLDKLGIKEETITSGKLKNAGTPFRPLTPEEKQYFQELVQDLHSQFVQAVIENRHLPLEKVQKLADGRAMTGVQALKAGLIDDLGGFDHALNLIKKMLKLSSKPILIEGPPKKQPLLSRILGLENFKLNYQIVGPRWIFSYE; encoded by the coding sequence ATGAACAAAAGTCTTAAATTCAGCCAAAAGCATCCTCTTATTTTTGGATTTGCATTGATCTCTTTGGCCATGGTTCTAATCTTAGGAGCCATGGCCATTTTTAGTTCTTTTCTTTTTAAAAATAGTGCTCTTTCCTTTAACAAGTCCAAAATAGGAGTTGTTTATGTTGAAGGGGTTATTAATAACCCTATTCCTATCACTAGATGGATAAATAAACTTACTCAAAGAAAAGACATAAAAGCTATTTTGGTGCGTATAAACTCGCCAGGTGGAGTAGTTGGCCCATCTCAAGAAATATATGAGGCATTAAAACAAGCCAGAAAGAAAAAACCAGTAATCGCTTCTATGGGAGCAGTAGCAGCATCAGGCGGGTATTATGTTGCTCTAGGAGCACAAAAAATAATTGCCAACCCTGGCACCTTAACTGCGAGTATTGGGGTAAAGGCAAGTCTTACTAATTTTAAAGGTCTTTTGGATAAGTTAGGTATCAAAGAAGAGACCATAACTAGTGGAAAGCTTAAAAATGCAGGTACACCCTTTAGACCGCTTACCCCAGAAGAAAAACAATATTTTCAAGAGCTGGTTCAAGATCTACATTCCCAATTCGTGCAAGCAGTAATAGAAAATAGACACTTACCCTTAGAAAAAGTTCAAAAACTTGCAGATGGCAGGGCAATGACTGGAGTGCAGGCCTTAAAAGCAGGTTTAATAGATGACTTAGGAGGCTTTGACCACGCCTTAAATCTGATAAAAAAAATGCTTAAACTCTCATCAAAACCCATATTAATTGAAGGTCCACCTAAAAAACAGCCATTGTTAAGTAGAATCTTAGGTCTTGAAAATTTTAAATTAAACTATCAAATAGTTGGCCCAAGATGGATATTTAGCTATGAATAA
- a CDS encoding 30S ribosomal protein S1 — MNSNEAINKNQDMEVNFETELEKYLNFDFDEFQDGSIIKGKVVKITPEFVLVDVNYKSEGQIPIAEFMDVDGNLTVQEGDEVEVFLIRKNDLEGTIYLSYDRARKAHVLDKLEEAFNNSESIRGKIVKRIKGGYQVDLGGLIAFLPGSHVDLRPVPDMNALVGESFDFKIVKINRRRSNVIVSRRILLEEEREKARQKLLETLNEGDIVKGKVKNITDYGVFIDLGGLDGLLHITDMSWKRLKHPKEMVSLGDELELKVLNFDKEGQKVSLGLKQLSPDPWENIDEKFPIGTKLKGKITSLTDYGAFVELEDGVEGLVHVTEMSWTRKLKHPSQMVKEGDEVEVVVLDIDKDKKRLSLGMKQVYPNPWDIVAEKYPEGTILEAPIKNITEFGLFIGIEEGIDGLIHVSDISWTKKIRHPGDLYKVGDMVQAKVLTVDKDNQKFTLGIKQLTEDPWLKVPEKYPSGTVVTGKITNVTEFGLFVEVEEGIEGLVHVSEISQKKIKDPREVFKEDQEVTAKVINASAEERRLGLSIKQYQEEIEKKRAEEQKNKQKNAGGSNLGDILRQKLEENEQKS; from the coding sequence ATGAATTCAAATGAAGCGATTAACAAAAATCAAGACATGGAGGTGAACTTTGAGACAGAATTAGAAAAATACTTAAACTTTGATTTTGATGAATTTCAAGATGGAAGTATTATTAAAGGGAAGGTGGTTAAGATTACGCCAGAATTTGTCCTGGTAGATGTAAACTATAAATCAGAAGGACAAATCCCAATTGCAGAATTCATGGATGTAGATGGGAACCTAACAGTCCAAGAAGGAGATGAAGTAGAAGTATTTCTAATTCGCAAAAATGATCTAGAAGGAACTATTTATCTCTCTTATGATAGGGCACGCAAAGCTCACGTTTTGGACAAATTAGAAGAAGCTTTTAACAACAGTGAAAGTATTCGAGGAAAAATAGTAAAACGCATCAAAGGTGGATACCAAGTAGATCTAGGAGGTCTTATCGCTTTTTTACCTGGCTCTCATGTAGATTTAAGGCCTGTTCCAGATATGAATGCTTTAGTAGGAGAAAGTTTTGATTTTAAAATAGTAAAAATTAACCGTCGCCGTAGCAATGTCATTGTCTCTAGACGCATTTTATTGGAAGAAGAAAGAGAAAAAGCCCGCCAAAAATTATTAGAAACCTTAAATGAGGGCGACATTGTTAAAGGCAAGGTCAAAAATATAACTGACTATGGAGTTTTTATAGACTTAGGTGGCCTAGATGGTCTTTTACATATTACAGATATGTCTTGGAAAAGGCTTAAACATCCTAAAGAAATGGTTTCTTTAGGTGATGAATTAGAATTAAAAGTTTTAAACTTTGACAAAGAAGGACAAAAAGTTTCCTTAGGACTTAAACAACTCTCTCCAGATCCCTGGGAAAACATTGACGAAAAATTTCCAATTGGCACAAAATTAAAAGGAAAAATTACCAGCCTCACAGATTATGGTGCTTTTGTAGAGTTAGAAGATGGAGTAGAAGGCTTAGTCCATGTTACAGAGATGTCTTGGACCAGGAAATTAAAACATCCATCTCAAATGGTCAAAGAAGGAGACGAGGTTGAGGTGGTAGTTTTAGATATAGATAAAGATAAAAAAAGACTTTCATTGGGAATGAAACAAGTCTATCCCAATCCTTGGGATATTGTAGCTGAAAAATATCCAGAAGGTACCATTTTAGAAGCTCCTATTAAAAATATAACAGAATTTGGATTATTTATTGGAATAGAAGAAGGAATTGACGGTCTTATCCATGTTTCTGATATTTCTTGGACAAAAAAAATCCGCCATCCAGGAGATCTCTATAAAGTAGGAGACATGGTTCAAGCTAAGGTATTAACTGTTGATAAAGATAATCAAAAATTTACCCTAGGTATAAAACAACTCACAGAAGATCCTTGGTTAAAAGTTCCAGAAAAATATCCTTCTGGCACTGTAGTAACAGGAAAAATTACCAATGTAACAGAGTTTGGTTTGTTTGTTGAAGTAGAAGAAGGCATCGAGGGTCTAGTCCATGTTTCTGAAATCAGTCAAAAAAAGATCAAGGATCCACGAGAAGTTTTTAAAGAAGACCAAGAAGTTACTGCTAAAGTTATAAATGCCAGTGCAGAAGAAAGACGCCTTGGTTTATCCATTAAACAATACCAAGAAGAAATAGAAAAAAAACGAGCTGAAGAGCAAAAAAATAAACAAAAAAATGCTGGTGGCAGTAATTTAGGAGATATTCTTCGCCAAAAATTAGAAGAAAATGAACAAAAGTCTTAA
- the prxU gene encoding thioredoxin-dependent peroxiredoxin (Most members of this family contain a selenocysteine.), with translation MNVRPGVEAPEFSLQGYYEGGVKEFKLSDFRGKWVVICFYPADFTFVUPTEISAIAVRYPELKELGVEVLAISTDTVFSHKVWQEEELSKMVEGGAPFPMLWDVGGKTGQTYGVYDEKMGVNLRGRFLVDPDGIVQAVEVLNAPVGRNTDELIRQIQAFQYVREHSNEACPAGWRPGKPTLTPSPALAGKVYEVWKVEYAKD, from the coding sequence ATGAACGTACGTCCAGGAGTAGAAGCCCCAGAGTTTTCTTTACAAGGCTATTATGAAGGTGGAGTAAAGGAATTCAAACTTTCTGACTTTAGGGGTAAATGGGTAGTAATCTGCTTTTACCCTGCAGACTTTACTTTTGTTTGACCTACTGAAATTTCAGCAATAGCGGTTCGCTATCCAGAATTAAAAGAATTAGGAGTAGAGGTCCTTGCCATTAGCACAGATACTGTATTTAGTCACAAAGTTTGGCAAGAAGAAGAATTATCCAAAATGGTAGAAGGAGGAGCTCCTTTTCCCATGCTTTGGGATGTAGGAGGAAAAACAGGTCAAACTTATGGAGTTTATGATGAAAAAATGGGAGTTAATTTAAGAGGAAGATTTTTGGTTGATCCAGATGGAATAGTCCAAGCAGTAGAGGTTCTAAATGCTCCTGTAGGTAGAAATACAGATGAATTAATTCGTCAAATTCAGGCATTCCAATATGTAAGAGAACATTCCAATGAAGCTTGTCCTGCAGGCTGGCGTCCAGGCAAACCTACTTTAACACCTTCTCCTGCACTTGCAGGCAAAGTATACGAAGTGTGGAAAGTAGAATACGCCAAAGACTAA
- a CDS encoding Fur family transcriptional regulator — protein MKLPKDKRLTKQRQIILKTLKKVKTHPTADEVYDMVRKELPKISLGTVYRNLEIMSEMGIIQKLELAGHQKRFDGNPEPHLHIRCLECGKVADVDLDVDLSFDQEYISGFLLKGYRIELVGICPECQKQVQRSPRPFNLDQ, from the coding sequence ATGAAATTACCTAAAGACAAGAGGTTAACAAAACAACGTCAAATAATTTTAAAAACTTTGAAAAAAGTTAAGACACATCCAACTGCAGATGAAGTATATGATATGGTGCGAAAAGAATTACCTAAGATTAGCTTAGGTACAGTATATCGCAATTTGGAGATAATGTCTGAAATGGGGATTATTCAAAAGTTAGAGTTGGCTGGGCATCAAAAGAGATTTGATGGAAATCCAGAACCTCACTTACATATCCGTTGTCTTGAATGTGGTAAAGTTGCAGATGTAGATTTGGATGTGGATTTAAGTTTTGATCAGGAATATATTTCAGGTTTTTTATTAAAAGGGTATAGAATAGAGTTAGTTGGCATTTGTCCAGAATGCCAAAAGCAGGTGCAAAGGTCTCCAAGGCCTTTTAACTTAGACCAGTAA
- a CDS encoding DVU0772 family protein, giving the protein MCDLKKFRDLPIEWDMTQEDAITRHLEWGNNPYKGERRAVQFEGETSYYFVVNTWDSPKVMLIKMSSEGPEELAELDLPDNLAQDFYAKMGKLKGVFPITPKIKAWLEEKMGL; this is encoded by the coding sequence ATGTGTGATTTAAAGAAGTTTAGAGATTTGCCTATAGAATGGGATATGACTCAAGAAGATGCCATTACCAGGCATCTAGAGTGGGGTAATAATCCTTATAAGGGAGAGAGAAGGGCTGTACAGTTTGAAGGAGAAACTTCTTATTATTTTGTAGTAAATACTTGGGATTCTCCAAAAGTTATGTTAATTAAAATGAGTTCAGAAGGGCCTGAAGAACTAGCAGAGCTTGATCTCCCTGATAATTTGGCTCAAGATTTTTATGCCAAGATGGGCAAGTTAAAAGGAGTGTTTCCTATTACTCCTAAGATAAAAGCATGGTTAGAAGAAAAAATGGGGTTATAA
- the rbr gene encoding rubrerythrin, which produces MKSIKGTQTEKNLLTAFAGESQARNRYTYFASKAKKEGYVQISKIFEETANQEKEHAKRLFKFLEGGVVEVKASFPAGVIGSTLENLKAAAEGEKEEYEHMYPEFAKIADEEGFPEIAAVFRAIAIAEQQHEKRYKELAANLENGKVFKKDTKVVWRCLNCGYLHTGEEAPDKCPACDHPQAYFELLAENW; this is translated from the coding sequence ATGAAATCAATCAAAGGAACTCAAACAGAAAAAAATTTGCTTACTGCTTTTGCTGGTGAGTCGCAGGCAAGAAATCGATATACTTATTTTGCTAGTAAGGCTAAAAAAGAAGGGTATGTTCAGATTTCTAAAATTTTTGAAGAAACGGCTAATCAAGAAAAAGAACATGCCAAGCGTTTGTTTAAGTTTTTAGAAGGTGGAGTAGTAGAGGTAAAAGCATCTTTCCCCGCAGGAGTAATTGGATCTACATTAGAAAATTTAAAAGCTGCAGCAGAAGGGGAGAAAGAGGAGTATGAGCATATGTATCCAGAGTTTGCAAAAATAGCAGATGAAGAAGGATTCCCTGAAATTGCTGCTGTGTTTAGAGCAATTGCTATAGCTGAACAGCAACATGAGAAGAGATATAAGGAATTAGCTGCTAACTTAGAAAATGGTAAAGTATTTAAAAAAGATACTAAGGTTGTCTGGAGATGTTTGAATTGTGGATATTTACATACAGGAGAGGAAGCTCCAGATAAATGTCCTGCTTGTGATCATCCCCAAGCGTATTTTGAGTTGTTAGCAGAAAATTGGTAA
- the hcp gene encoding hydroxylamine reductase gives MFCYQCEQTAKGKGCEKIGICGKDPEVAALQDLLIYTLKGLSQVALVAREKGINEKKVNVFMLEATFSTLTNVNFDANRVANLVKKCVELRDELKKKISERGGVAPENGPAGLKLASDLKGLVAQGEEHGILAEKDPDPDIHSLKQTLIYGLKGVAAYADHAQILGQEDDRIYKFIQEAFAATLRTDMDLGKWVEMVLECGRINLLTMELLDKGNTTTYGHPTPTKVPLGAKKGKAILVSGHDLRDLEIILKQTEGKGIYVYTHGEMLPCHGYPELKKYQHFYGHYGTAWQNQQKEFAKFPGAIIMTTNCIQKPLDNYKNNIFTTGLVAWPGITHIGEDKDFTPAIERALEMEGFKEDTDLGYVTVGFARNAILSVADKVIEGVKAGKIRHFFVVGGCDGAKPSRNYYTELVEKIPHDCLVLTLGCGKFKFFNKNLGEIDGIPRLLDLGQCNDAYSAIQIALALAKAFNCDVNELPLSLIISWYEQKAVAILLTLLSLGIKNIRLGPTLPAFITPNVLDFLVKNYDIKPISTPEEDLKAILG, from the coding sequence ATGTTTTGTTATCAGTGTGAACAAACAGCTAAAGGCAAAGGTTGTGAGAAAATAGGCATCTGCGGAAAAGATCCTGAGGTGGCTGCCTTACAAGATTTATTAATCTATACCTTAAAAGGACTCTCTCAAGTAGCTCTTGTTGCAAGAGAAAAAGGAATAAATGAAAAAAAAGTTAATGTATTTATGTTAGAGGCTACTTTTTCTACTCTTACCAATGTAAACTTTGATGCCAACAGAGTGGCAAACTTAGTAAAAAAATGTGTGGAATTAAGAGATGAACTAAAGAAAAAAATTAGTGAAAGAGGTGGCGTTGCCCCAGAAAACGGACCTGCTGGATTGAAACTAGCCTCGGATCTAAAAGGACTAGTAGCTCAAGGAGAAGAGCATGGAATTCTTGCTGAAAAAGACCCAGATCCAGATATTCATTCTTTAAAACAAACTCTTATTTATGGATTAAAGGGTGTTGCAGCTTATGCAGACCATGCTCAAATCTTAGGACAAGAAGATGATCGTATTTATAAATTTATCCAAGAGGCCTTTGCTGCCACTTTAAGAACAGATATGGATCTAGGTAAATGGGTAGAGATGGTCTTAGAATGTGGGCGTATTAATTTACTAACTATGGAACTTTTAGACAAAGGCAATACAACTACTTATGGGCATCCTACCCCTACTAAGGTCCCATTAGGAGCTAAAAAAGGTAAAGCTATTTTAGTCTCTGGTCATGACTTAAGAGACTTGGAAATTATTTTAAAACAAACTGAAGGCAAGGGAATATATGTATACACCCATGGAGAAATGCTTCCTTGTCATGGTTATCCAGAACTCAAAAAATACCAACATTTTTATGGCCACTATGGTACTGCTTGGCAAAACCAACAAAAAGAGTTTGCCAAGTTTCCAGGGGCAATCATTATGACCACTAACTGTATTCAAAAACCTTTAGATAATTATAAAAATAATATATTCACTACAGGTCTTGTTGCCTGGCCAGGCATAACTCATATTGGGGAAGATAAGGACTTTACTCCTGCTATCGAACGAGCTTTAGAAATGGAAGGATTTAAAGAAGATACAGACTTAGGTTATGTGACAGTTGGTTTTGCACGCAACGCAATACTTTCTGTCGCAGACAAAGTTATTGAAGGCGTAAAAGCAGGTAAAATAAGACACTTTTTCGTAGTAGGTGGTTGTGATGGTGCAAAGCCTTCGCGCAACTACTACACAGAGTTAGTAGAAAAAATACCACACGACTGTCTTGTTTTGACTTTAGGCTGTGGAAAATTCAAATTTTTTAATAAAAATCTTGGAGAAATAGATGGTATACCCAGGCTCCTTGACTTAGGACAATGCAATGATGCTTATTCTGCCATTCAAATTGCCCTTGCTTTAGCCAAAGCATTTAATTGTGATGTTAATGAGTTACCTCTCTCACTTATTATATCTTGGTATGAACAAAAAGCTGTAGCAATTTTACTTACCCTACTTTCTCTTGGCATAAAAAATATTCGTCTTGGACCAACCTTACCTGCCTTTATTACTCCAAATGTTTTAGACTTTTTAGTAAAAAATTACGATATCAAGCCCATTAGCACTCCAGAAGAAGACCTCAAGGCAATTCTGGGATAA
- a CDS encoding 4Fe-4S binding protein gives MSRKWLILPIVSFIILAAHNLRIGSVNLALLWLCFVSLLFVKNSWVKYILTLSLLIGSVLWIKISLTLIQFRLIFNLPWIRLSLILGGVLIILLISIFIILAKGDLLFPRKKSSSHFQLASFLLSFILLSLAEYKTSFPILLGNRFSLPLGFTEIFILSTYSAWLTGKFLEPHKNKQLRPKIWLLFSCVFFAQLIFGLLGIQQMLMTGKLHLPIPALIVAGPIYRGNGFFMLILFISTIFLVGPAWCSYLCYIGAWDDFVSRQASTIKPLSKKTKWFQFINLILVIVVAYLLHFFNISWQIATFLAIIFGIIGFIIMIYFSKQRGQMVHCTTFCPIGFLSNILGKISPWRLKINPNLCSQCKKCISVCRYNALDLSKLTKGTPNISCTLCGDCIDECKSKAINLYLLNLNPSLSQKIFFTVISSIHAIFLGVARI, from the coding sequence ATGTCAAGAAAATGGTTAATCTTACCCATAGTTAGCTTCATTATCTTAGCAGCTCACAATTTAAGAATAGGAAGTGTCAACCTTGCTCTCTTATGGTTATGTTTTGTAAGTTTGCTTTTTGTTAAAAACAGTTGGGTAAAATATATCTTAACTTTGAGCCTTCTTATAGGTTCGGTGCTTTGGATTAAAATAAGCCTTACTCTTATTCAATTTAGATTGATATTCAACCTCCCGTGGATAAGACTTTCTCTTATTTTAGGCGGAGTTTTAATTATTCTTTTAATTTCTATCTTTATTATCCTTGCAAAAGGAGATCTTCTCTTTCCTAGAAAAAAATCTTCTTCTCACTTTCAACTAGCATCCTTTTTACTCTCTTTTATTTTACTTAGCTTAGCAGAGTATAAAACTAGTTTTCCTATTCTTTTAGGAAATAGATTTTCCCTTCCCCTAGGTTTTACTGAAATTTTTATTTTATCTACCTACTCTGCTTGGTTAACAGGAAAATTTTTAGAGCCGCATAAGAATAAACAATTAAGACCTAAAATCTGGCTTTTATTTTCATGCGTGTTTTTTGCTCAACTTATTTTTGGTCTTTTAGGCATCCAACAAATGCTTATGACAGGTAAACTACACCTTCCTATACCTGCCCTTATTGTGGCAGGACCTATCTATAGAGGAAATGGCTTTTTTATGCTTATCTTGTTTATCTCAACAATATTTTTAGTCGGTCCTGCTTGGTGCAGTTATTTATGTTACATTGGAGCATGGGACGATTTTGTCAGCAGACAAGCCTCTACAATAAAACCTTTATCTAAAAAAACCAAATGGTTTCAATTTATAAACCTTATATTAGTTATCGTAGTAGCCTACCTTTTACATTTTTTTAATATATCTTGGCAGATAGCTACTTTTTTAGCGATCATCTTTGGAATAATTGGGTTTATTATAATGATATATTTCTCTAAACAAAGAGGACAAATGGTTCATTGTACAACCTTCTGTCCTATAGGTTTTTTAAGTAATATTTTAGGCAAAATATCTCCCTGGAGATTAAAAATAAATCCTAATCTCTGTAGTCAATGTAAAAAATGTATATCTGTATGTAGGTACAATGCACTAGATTTATCTAAATTAACAAAAGGAACTCCTAATATTTCTTGCACCCTTTGCGGAGATTGCATTGATGAGTGTAAAAGCAAAGCTATTAATTTATATCTGTTAAATCTAAACCCTAGTTTGTCTCAAAAAATTTTTTTCACAGTCATCAGCAGTATCCATGCTATCTTTTTAGGCGTAGCAAGAATTTAA